A stretch of Thermus hydrothermalis DNA encodes these proteins:
- a CDS encoding DUF2267 domain-containing protein, with translation MSATGLEVFDTTLHKTHTWLKAIMEELGTEDRHRAYMALRAVLHALRDRLPVEEVAQLGAQLPMLIRGIYYEGWDPTGKPLKERHKEAFLAHVARELKTPSGPAVDPERAVKAVFKVLGQRVAEGEIADVRQLLPKELRGLWPEG, from the coding sequence ATGAGCGCCACCGGTCTGGAGGTCTTTGACACCACCCTCCACAAGACCCACACCTGGCTCAAGGCCATCATGGAGGAGCTGGGCACGGAGGACCGCCACCGGGCCTACATGGCCCTCCGGGCCGTCCTCCACGCCCTCCGGGACCGCTTGCCCGTGGAGGAGGTAGCCCAGCTCGGGGCGCAGCTCCCCATGCTCATCCGGGGCATCTACTACGAGGGCTGGGACCCCACGGGCAAGCCCCTAAAGGAGCGGCACAAGGAGGCGTTCCTGGCCCACGTGGCCCGGGAGCTCAAGACCCCATCCGGCCCGGCGGTGGACCCCGAAAGGGCGGTGAAGGCGGTGTTCAAGGTCTTGGGGCAGAGGGTGGCCGAAGGGGAGATAGCAGACGTCCGCCAGCTCCTTCCCAAGGAGCTAAGGGGGCTCTGGCCCGAGGGCTAG